From one Euwallacea fornicatus isolate EFF26 chromosome 4, ASM4011564v1, whole genome shotgun sequence genomic stretch:
- the step gene encoding cytohesin-1 isoform X1 translates to MGSMTNGLENFNVADLSPEQEKALIEIRRKKTELLLQIQQLKDDLCEVVSEMETLDTGDDGKNSNRTKMMSIGRKKFNMDPKKGIEYLIEKNLLQNTPESVAQFLHKGEGLNKTAIGDYLGERNDFNEKVLQAFVNLHDFTDLILVQALRQFLWSFRLPGEAQKIDRMMECFAKRYCDCQGENNIFENSDTCYVLSFAIIMLNTSLHNPSVKDKPSIEQFVNMNRGINQGQDLPKELLISLYESIKAEPFKIPEDDGNDLMHTFFNPDKEGWLWKQGGRYKSWKRRWFILNDNCLYYFEYTTDKEPRGIIPLENISIRECQDRQKQFCFELYASGGADFIKACKTDSEGKVVEGKHTVYRMSASSDEERKEWIERLTQSISHNPFYDILANRKRKAQLYTKS, encoded by the exons ATGGGATCTATGACAAATGGTTTGGAGAACTTCAATGTTGCAG ACCTTTCGCCAGAGCAGGAAAAGgcattaattgaaattagaagaaagAAAACGGAACTTTTATTGCAAATACAG CAACTTAAAGATGATTTATGCGAAGTAGTTTCTGAAATGGAAACACTTGATACAGGAGATGATGGTAAAAATAGCAACAGGACAAAGATGATGTCCATTGGAcggaaaaagtttaatatggACCCCAAGAAGGGAATCGAATatttaatagagaaaaatttgctacag AATACTCCTGAAAGCGTTGCCCAATTTCTTCACAAAGGTGAAGGGCTAAACAAAACCGCCATTGGAGATTACCTGGGCGAAAGAAATGATTTTAATGAGAAAGTTCTGCAGGCTTTTGTCAATCTTCATGATTTTACAGATCTTATTCTAGTCCAAGCTTTGAG GCAATTCTTATGGAGTTTTCGATTGCCAGGAGAAGCTCAAAAAATAGATAGGATGATGGAATGCTTTGCGAAACGATACTGTGATTGTCAAGGAGAGAATAATATATTCGAAAACTCAGACACTTGTTACGTGCTGTCATTCGCTATTATAATGTTAAATACTAGTTTGCATAATCCAAGTGTTAAAGACAAACCTTCAATTGAACAATTTGTAAATATGAATAGAGGAATTAATCAGGGCCAAGATTTACCAAAGGAATTACTTATA AGTCTATATGAAAGTATTAAAGCGGAACCGTTTAAAATCCCAGAAGACGACGGAAATGATTTAATGCATACATTCTTTAACCCAGACAAGGAGGGCTGGCTATGGAAGCAGGGAGGACGTTATAAGAGTTGGAAACGGCGTTGGTTTATCCTCAACGATAATTGTTTGTATTATTTTGAATACACCACAGATAAGGAGCCACGAGGCATTATtcctttagaaaatatttctatacgTGAATGCCAGGATAGACAGAAACAGTTCTGTTTTGAATTATATGCAAGTGGTGGCGCCGATTTTATTAAG gcATGCAAAACAGATTCCGAAGGAAAAGTTGTTGAAGGCAAGCATACCGTGTATAGAATGTCCGCCAGTAGCGATGAGGAACGTAAGGAGTGGATTGAACGTCTCACTCAAAGTATTAGCCATAATCCATTTTATGATATTCTTGCCAACCGAAAACGGAAAGCTCAGTTGTATACCAAGAGttag
- the LOC136350940 gene encoding uncharacterized protein — translation MVQIRENSEELHKICDVLDRLTLDALSLMQEEIDLKVNAENSMMVGETHLAKTRYICGQNSVSSLQLPCKNSPEFEALTTVNFANDQEVMQFDMKVHKPNNENYVEPLKWFGFMPPQNLQFAQNLYRQALQWIVQAANVQVRLAETCEQITQLKVFKKEAIAKE, via the exons ATGGTTCAAATCAGAGAAAACTCAGAAGAATTGCATAAAATATGCGATGTGCTAGACCGTCTTACCCTTGACGCTTTATCTTTAATGCAAGAAGAAATTGACCTCAAAGTTAATGCAGAAAACTCAATGATGGTGGGTGAAACTCACTTGGCAAAAACAAG GTACATCTGTGGCCAAAATAGTGTATCAAGCTTGCAGCTACCCTGCAAAAACAGCCCAGAATTCGAAGCCCTCACCACagtaaattttgcaaatgatCAAGAAGTAATGCAGTTTGATATGAAAGTGCATAAACCTAACAACGAAAATTATGTGGAGCCATTAAAGTGGTTTGGGTTTATGCCACCACAAAATCTTCAGTTTGCACAAAACCTTTATAGACAAGCCTTACAGTGGATTGTGCAAGCTGCCAATGTTCAAGTCAGATTAGCAGAAACTTGTGAACAAATTACTCAattgaaagttttcaaaaaagaagCAATAGCCAAAGAATAA
- the LOC136338990 gene encoding uncharacterized protein isoform X3 has protein sequence MVSVYGERHVLRRALGLDMSYLRAKYKIIQLEKLLTKLEESEPELASCREEECVICINAKATMQTAPCEHQVVCRKCFVKTIQIAVSQRLLPLRCVVCRAKILRLKTVPKLPSSISGYSMTSRNSSVPQSDSLYSVSSRTSSIISSSSSSSEGVLPKGHIHGLQKCCGGNCMGGAYPRQPIAGAIRRSQAQDMKITLREYCRPDKNHINRLPPIRESSPLHSIPPASTRIRCAQKIVTQLEMPFTNRTSRRHKYDKLPQEDPEEFVEDECGSTTSTRRNRVLSVERKRWWSDRTKSEERIDNKMNEITEKNMELKEKNSSIFKGFHVKKNKKGFKEKQM, from the exons GAAAAACTTCTTACTAAGCTAGAAGAAAGTGAGCCCGAACTTGCCTCATGCAGAGAAGAGGAG TGTGTAATCTGCATTAATGCCAAAGCCACCATGCAAACTGCACCCTGCGAGCACCAAGTGGTCTGCAGAAAGTGTTTCGTCAAAACCATCCAAATTGCAGTATCACAAAGACTACTTCCTCTGAGATGTGTTGTGTGTCGAGCCAAAATATTGAGGTTAAAG ACTGTTCCTAAACTACCTTCGTCCATTTCGGGCTACTCGATGACATCACGAAATTCTTCAGTTCCTCAATCCGACAGCCTTTACAGTGTTAGTAGCAGAACATCGTCTATTATATCTTCCAGTTCAAGTTCTTCCGAAGGAGTGCTTCCAAAAGGTCACATCCATGGACTGCAAAAATGTTGCGGGGGGAATTGCATGGGGGGAGCGTATCCGAGACAACCCATTGCTGGAGCTATTAGAAG GTCTCAAGCACAAGAcatgaaaattactttaaggGAGTACTGCAGGCCCGACAAAAATCATATCAATCGTCTGCCTCCAATTCGAGAGTCCAGTCCTCTACACAGCATACCACCAGCTTCTACAAGAATTAG GTGTGCTCAGAAAATCGTCACACAACTCGAAATGCCCTTCACAAACAGGACCTCCAGAAGACACAAGTACGATAAACTTCCCCAGGAAGACCCAGAAGAGTTTGTCGAAGATGAGTGCGGCAGTACGACGAGTACCAGGCGAAATAGAGTATTATCAGTAGAGCGGAAGAGATGGTGGTCCGACCGTACGAAGAGCGAAGAAAGGATCGATAATAAGATGAATGAGATTACGGAGAAAAATATggaattgaaagaaaaaaattcgagCATCTTTAAAGGGTTCCACGTGAAAAAGAACAAGAAGGGGTTTAAAGAGAAGCAGATGTAA
- the LOC136350941 gene encoding lysozyme-like — MIKYTVGVVVAVSLLAGIFADELPVTQQCLGCICEAISGCNTTNTCLGDVCGPFRITWAYWSDAGKPTIGGESPDAPAAYSHCAGDTYCAALCVQGYMNKFQQDCNGDGKIDCDDFAAIHTLGGYGCRGALPEPYGERYRQCKTIVGGAQ, encoded by the exons ATGATTAAGTACACTGTCGGTGTCGTGGTCGCGGTCAGCCTTCTGGCAG gaATATTCGCCGACGAACTACCTGTAACACAACAATGCTTAGGATGCATTTGCGAAGCTATATCAGGATGCAATACGACCAATACTTGTTTAGGGGACGTTTGTGGTCCTTTTAGAATCACATGGGCTTACTGGTCGGATGCAGGTAAACCTACGATAGGCGGAGAATCTCCGGATGCTCCTGCTGCCTATTCCCATTGCGCTGGAGATACTTACTGCGCCGCTCTGTGTGTTCAAGGGTACATGAATAAATTCCAACAG GATTGTAATGGGGATGGGAAAATCGATTGTGATGACTTTGCTGCCATCCATACTCTTGGCGGATACGGTTGTAGAGGTGCTCTTCCTGAACCTTATGGAGAGCGATATAGGCAATGTAAAACCATTGTTGGTGGAGCCCAATAA
- the step gene encoding cytohesin-1 isoform X2, with protein METLDTGDDGKNSNRTKMMSIGRKKFNMDPKKGIEYLIEKNLLQNTPESVAQFLHKGEGLNKTAIGDYLGERNDFNEKVLQAFVNLHDFTDLILVQALRQFLWSFRLPGEAQKIDRMMECFAKRYCDCQGENNIFENSDTCYVLSFAIIMLNTSLHNPSVKDKPSIEQFVNMNRGINQGQDLPKELLISLYESIKAEPFKIPEDDGNDLMHTFFNPDKEGWLWKQGGRYKSWKRRWFILNDNCLYYFEYTTDKEPRGIIPLENISIRECQDRQKQFCFELYASGGADFIKACKTDSEGKVVEGKHTVYRMSASSDEERKEWIERLTQSISHNPFYDILANRKRKAQLYTKS; from the exons ATGGAAACACTTGATACAGGAGATGATGGTAAAAATAGCAACAGGACAAAGATGATGTCCATTGGAcggaaaaagtttaatatggACCCCAAGAAGGGAATCGAATatttaatagagaaaaatttgctacag AATACTCCTGAAAGCGTTGCCCAATTTCTTCACAAAGGTGAAGGGCTAAACAAAACCGCCATTGGAGATTACCTGGGCGAAAGAAATGATTTTAATGAGAAAGTTCTGCAGGCTTTTGTCAATCTTCATGATTTTACAGATCTTATTCTAGTCCAAGCTTTGAG GCAATTCTTATGGAGTTTTCGATTGCCAGGAGAAGCTCAAAAAATAGATAGGATGATGGAATGCTTTGCGAAACGATACTGTGATTGTCAAGGAGAGAATAATATATTCGAAAACTCAGACACTTGTTACGTGCTGTCATTCGCTATTATAATGTTAAATACTAGTTTGCATAATCCAAGTGTTAAAGACAAACCTTCAATTGAACAATTTGTAAATATGAATAGAGGAATTAATCAGGGCCAAGATTTACCAAAGGAATTACTTATA AGTCTATATGAAAGTATTAAAGCGGAACCGTTTAAAATCCCAGAAGACGACGGAAATGATTTAATGCATACATTCTTTAACCCAGACAAGGAGGGCTGGCTATGGAAGCAGGGAGGACGTTATAAGAGTTGGAAACGGCGTTGGTTTATCCTCAACGATAATTGTTTGTATTATTTTGAATACACCACAGATAAGGAGCCACGAGGCATTATtcctttagaaaatatttctatacgTGAATGCCAGGATAGACAGAAACAGTTCTGTTTTGAATTATATGCAAGTGGTGGCGCCGATTTTATTAAG gcATGCAAAACAGATTCCGAAGGAAAAGTTGTTGAAGGCAAGCATACCGTGTATAGAATGTCCGCCAGTAGCGATGAGGAACGTAAGGAGTGGATTGAACGTCTCACTCAAAGTATTAGCCATAATCCATTTTATGATATTCTTGCCAACCGAAAACGGAAAGCTCAGTTGTATACCAAGAGttag